One window of Dyadobacter sandarakinus genomic DNA carries:
- a CDS encoding DUF5686 and carboxypeptidase-like regulatory domain-containing protein: MKAINRRLWLQFLLLICFAQIFTGAAMAQTTTIKGTITDAKTGETLPYVSIVIPGTTMGTATDVDGRYAMTLNEKHATIKFSYVGYITVEKAINFGTSQVIDIKMSVDAAMLKEVTVKGRGRYRNRDNPAVQLIREVIVHKDQNKMGANEYVEYEQYEKISFALSNLSEGFKDKRIFKNYQFLFKSQDSSAMGGKTMLPAFMEEKLSQIYFRKSPSTKKQLILANRRAEFDSKFVDNNGLSNYFNRLYEDVNIYENNISVATNLLLSPIAGTAPTFYKFFIRDTVKTSTPWLIELGFVPRNKTDLLFEGTLFVTLDGNYAVQNAYLTVNKDINLNFMRDLEAKLEFEKSSDGRYHPTRTSLAMEFALGEKNAGLYGQRVVNFKNYRINEARPDSVYRGPDEQIAYNPNVKTGESFWSTARHMPLERMELDIYRNIDTLQTIPSFRRTMDIATLLLAGYKSFGKVEIGPVNTFYSFNPVEGFRLRFGGRTTTEFSKKVYFETYAAYGFKDQRWKYFLSGTYSFNNKSVYGFPRNYIRASFQRDTKIPGQELQFVQEDNFLLSFKRGENNRWLYNDIYKVEYLRELENHFSYKIGFTQWSQTPAGILRYENLDSEGQLNNIMHLNNTEANVELRYAPNEQFYQGKLYRTPIINKYPIFTVRYNAGLKGVFEGENRYHNLSANITKRFYLSQFGYADVTTEGGYIFGSKVLFPLLTIHRANQTYAYQLNSYNLMNFLEFVSDHYASLDVQYYMNGFLFNKIPLLKRLKLREVFSFKGLMGGLRDENNPASNPSLYRFPVDEQGRLISYTLSREPYIEGSVGVANIFKLLRVDLVKRFTYLNNPNVSEWGVRARFKLDF; the protein is encoded by the coding sequence ATGAAAGCAATAAACAGGCGCTTATGGCTGCAATTTCTTCTGCTGATCTGCTTTGCACAGATATTTACAGGAGCTGCCATGGCCCAGACTACAACGATCAAGGGAACTATTACTGATGCAAAAACAGGGGAGACCCTGCCATATGTATCCATTGTTATACCGGGTACAACAATGGGTACTGCTACCGATGTCGATGGGCGCTATGCCATGACGCTCAACGAAAAACACGCTACCATCAAGTTCAGCTACGTAGGCTACATTACCGTCGAAAAAGCCATCAACTTTGGCACTTCGCAGGTGATTGACATAAAAATGTCCGTCGATGCGGCCATGCTGAAAGAGGTTACCGTAAAAGGCAGGGGACGGTACCGCAACCGCGACAATCCCGCAGTGCAGCTGATCCGTGAAGTCATTGTGCACAAGGATCAGAACAAAATGGGTGCGAATGAATACGTGGAATATGAGCAGTACGAGAAGATATCATTTGCATTGAGCAACCTTTCCGAAGGCTTTAAAGACAAACGCATTTTCAAGAATTATCAGTTTCTGTTCAAAAGCCAGGATTCCTCAGCAATGGGTGGCAAAACCATGCTCCCCGCATTTATGGAAGAAAAGCTCTCGCAGATTTATTTCCGCAAAAGTCCTTCGACCAAAAAACAGCTGATCCTGGCCAATCGCCGGGCTGAGTTCGACTCGAAGTTTGTGGATAACAATGGTCTGAGCAACTACTTCAACAGGCTGTATGAAGATGTTAATATTTACGAAAACAATATTTCCGTCGCAACCAACCTGCTGCTGAGCCCTATCGCGGGTACCGCACCGACTTTCTACAAGTTTTTTATCCGGGATACCGTCAAAACGAGTACGCCCTGGCTGATTGAGCTTGGATTTGTGCCCCGCAACAAAACAGATCTCCTTTTTGAAGGTACGCTCTTCGTAACCCTCGATGGCAACTACGCTGTGCAGAATGCCTATCTCACCGTGAACAAGGACATTAACCTGAACTTCATGCGTGATCTGGAAGCCAAGCTTGAATTTGAAAAAAGCAGTGACGGCCGGTACCATCCCACGCGAACAAGCCTGGCCATGGAGTTTGCACTGGGTGAAAAGAACGCCGGTCTTTACGGCCAGCGCGTAGTAAATTTTAAAAACTACAGGATCAATGAAGCCAGGCCCGACAGTGTTTACCGGGGACCCGACGAGCAGATCGCCTACAACCCGAATGTGAAAACAGGGGAGTCGTTCTGGAGTACGGCCCGGCACATGCCGCTGGAGAGAATGGAGCTGGATATTTACAGGAATATAGATACCCTGCAGACCATCCCGTCATTCAGGCGTACGATGGACATTGCCACACTGCTTCTGGCAGGTTACAAGTCATTTGGTAAGGTTGAAATTGGTCCGGTGAATACGTTTTACAGCTTTAACCCGGTGGAAGGTTTCCGGCTCCGGTTTGGTGGGCGTACCACTACGGAGTTCAGCAAAAAAGTGTATTTCGAGACTTATGCGGCCTATGGTTTTAAAGATCAGCGCTGGAAGTATTTCCTGAGCGGCACGTATTCCTTCAACAACAAGTCGGTATATGGTTTCCCGCGCAACTACATCCGCGCGAGCTTCCAGCGGGATACCAAAATCCCCGGTCAGGAACTGCAGTTCGTACAGGAAGACAATTTCCTCCTCTCGTTCAAACGGGGTGAAAACAACCGCTGGCTTTACAATGATATTTATAAAGTAGAATACCTGCGGGAGCTGGAAAACCATTTTTCCTATAAGATCGGCTTCACACAATGGAGCCAAACACCGGCGGGTATTTTACGATACGAAAACCTGGACAGCGAAGGTCAGCTCAACAATATCATGCACCTAAATAATACAGAGGCAAATGTGGAGCTCCGGTATGCACCCAATGAACAGTTCTACCAGGGAAAATTGTACCGTACACCGATCATCAACAAGTATCCTATTTTTACGGTACGCTACAATGCGGGGCTGAAAGGGGTTTTTGAGGGTGAAAACAGGTACCATAACCTGTCGGCCAATATTACCAAGCGTTTTTACCTGTCGCAGTTCGGCTATGCGGATGTGACAACGGAAGGCGGGTACATCTTTGGCAGTAAGGTATTGTTTCCGCTGCTGACCATCCACCGCGCCAACCAGACATACGCCTATCAGCTGAACTCGTACAACCTGATGAACTTCCTCGAATTTGTCAGCGATCATTACGCCAGCCTGGATGTGCAGTATTATATGAACGGGTTTTTGTTCAATAAAATACCATTGCTGAAACGGTTGAAACTGCGTGAGGTATTCAGCTTTAAAGGATTGATGGGCGGCTTGCGCGACGAGAATAATCCCGCATCGAACCCGTCGCTGTACCGTTTCCCGGTGGATGAGCAGGGCCGGCTGATCAGCTATACGCTATCGCGGGAGCCTTACATTGAAGGAAGCGTCGGGGTAGCCAATATTTTCAAGCTGCTGCGGGTGGATTTGGTAAAGCGTTTCACTTACCTCAACAACCCCAATGTTTCTGAGTGGGGTGTTCGGGCGCGCTTTAAGCTGGATTTTTAA
- a CDS encoding nucleotidyltransferase family protein has protein sequence MNYAIIAAGEGSRLAREGFQLPKPMVSLHGEMLIDRLIRIFMNNNATTIRIIINEQSPALEQHMMQQSLAYPIEIVRKTTPSSLHSMHELLASGRQMEAVCVTTTDTVFREEEFAAFIRDFENDRDHDGHMAVTSFIDDESPLFVATDESQIIRAFEDKNSSATPYVSGGIYCLRQRGIALAGRCVQAGVSRMRNFQREMLQEGLLLKAYPFSKIVDVDHVEDIRTAELFLQPDSIAPAF, from the coding sequence ATGAATTACGCAATCATTGCTGCCGGTGAAGGTTCACGATTGGCCAGGGAGGGTTTTCAGCTTCCCAAGCCCATGGTGAGCCTGCATGGTGAAATGCTCATCGACCGGCTGATCCGGATTTTCATGAATAACAATGCCACGACCATCAGGATCATCATCAATGAGCAGTCACCGGCACTGGAGCAGCATATGATGCAGCAAAGCCTGGCTTACCCAATTGAAATTGTTCGTAAAACCACACCCAGTTCGCTGCACAGCATGCACGAACTGCTGGCATCGGGCAGACAAATGGAAGCTGTATGCGTCACCACGACCGATACCGTTTTCAGGGAAGAGGAATTTGCTGCATTCATCCGTGATTTCGAAAATGACCGTGATCACGACGGGCATATGGCAGTTACCAGCTTCATTGATGATGAAAGCCCGCTTTTTGTAGCAACAGACGAAAGCCAGATAATCCGCGCTTTTGAGGATAAAAACAGCTCGGCTACACCCTATGTGTCGGGGGGTATTTACTGCCTCCGGCAACGCGGGATAGCCCTTGCCGGCAGGTGTGTACAGGCAGGCGTAAGCAGGATGCGCAACTTTCAGCGTGAAATGCTGCAGGAAGGCCTTCTTCTTAAAGCATATCCTTTTTCAAAGATTGTGGACGTCGACCATGTGGAAGACATTCGCACCGCAGAACTTTTTTTACAGCCGGACAGCATTGCTCCGGCATTTTGA
- a CDS encoding CDP-alcohol phosphatidyltransferase family protein, with protein MKNIPPQNPAPHNAGNKPVSFESTLKSSDTEEQIDIWFYRPIGFQIARFCASVGIRPNPVTIVSIFFGVGAGILFYYQELWINVIGMLSLIFANSLDSADGQLARMTNDKSRLGRILDGAAGDFWFISIHIAICLRSMNEGWTEWIWVWGVLAGASHVIQSAMADYYRNVHLFFIKGTSGSELDNTRDLRAEYNKLSWESNFGAKFIARTYLNYTSLQEKFSPRLQQLLALVQSRYANRLPQRLVDSFREKNKPLMKYTNIVQFNTRVIFLFLWLFIDQTWIYFFFDMFILNPILIYMIVSQEKVSGFFYKKISSENINEFQTV; from the coding sequence ATGAAAAATATTCCGCCGCAAAACCCGGCACCTCACAATGCCGGCAACAAACCTGTTTCATTTGAAAGCACGCTGAAATCGAGCGACACCGAAGAGCAGATCGATATCTGGTTCTACCGGCCCATCGGTTTTCAGATCGCCCGTTTTTGTGCAAGTGTCGGCATTCGTCCCAACCCGGTAACCATCGTCAGCATTTTCTTTGGGGTCGGTGCGGGGATCCTGTTTTATTATCAGGAACTGTGGATCAATGTGATCGGTATGCTGTCGCTCATCTTTGCCAATTCGCTGGATAGTGCCGACGGCCAGCTGGCCAGGATGACCAATGATAAAAGCCGCCTCGGCCGGATACTGGATGGTGCGGCAGGGGATTTCTGGTTTATCAGCATTCACATTGCCATTTGCCTGCGCAGCATGAATGAGGGCTGGACGGAGTGGATCTGGGTATGGGGTGTACTGGCGGGTGCCTCCCATGTGATACAGTCGGCCATGGCTGATTATTACCGCAATGTGCATTTATTTTTCATCAAGGGAACCTCGGGAAGCGAGCTGGATAATACCCGTGACCTCCGGGCCGAGTACAACAAGCTTAGCTGGGAATCCAATTTCGGAGCCAAGTTTATTGCGCGTACTTATCTCAATTATACCAGTTTGCAGGAAAAATTCTCGCCCAGGTTACAGCAGCTGCTGGCATTGGTACAGAGCCGCTATGCAAACCGTCTGCCTCAGCGCCTGGTGGACAGCTTCCGTGAAAAGAACAAACCTTTGATGAAGTACACCAATATCGTACAGTTCAATACCCGGGTGATCTTCCTGTTTCTATGGTTGTTTATTGATCAGACCTGGATTTATTTCTTCTTCGATATGTTCATACTGAACCCGATTCTGATTTACATGATTGTAAGCCAGGAAAAGGTGAGCGGGTTCTTTTACAAAAAAATCAGTTCAGAAAACATTAATGAATTCCAAACTGTATAA
- a CDS encoding lysylphosphatidylglycerol synthase transmembrane domain-containing protein yields MNSKLYKALFLIIGIVSLGYMIYGTGVAVIWEDISRTGYWFIPVIGSWLLIYILNALAFRLIIREPQLPETNLSFRSVLRLTITGYAINYITPFVALGGEPYRIMQLKPALGIQKATSSVLLYSLMHMFSHVLFWLVSIILIVAAVPLNNMMLGGCFALLVAGLGLGYWFINVYKKGFTVSTFRLLEKIPFIKTRAREFALKNAENLYEVDDQIRILYAERQRVFYASLAYEFLARAIGCLEIYFTAQAIGLEMTLVQSLIVSSGSSLFANLIFFFPMQLGTREGGLALALTSVGMPAASGIFIGVVMRIREIVWIVIGLALINKKVKNKELNDQDNAGESEMKPVPVALPGSYSKN; encoded by the coding sequence ATGAATTCCAAACTGTATAAGGCACTGTTCCTGATCATCGGGATCGTTTCGCTGGGCTATATGATCTATGGCACGGGCGTGGCGGTGATCTGGGAAGATATCAGCCGTACCGGGTACTGGTTTATTCCCGTGATCGGAAGCTGGCTGCTTATTTATATACTGAATGCCCTGGCTTTCCGCCTGATCATCCGTGAGCCGCAGCTGCCTGAGACCAATCTTTCATTCCGGTCGGTACTACGCCTGACGATCACGGGGTATGCCATCAATTATATCACGCCATTTGTGGCACTGGGTGGCGAGCCTTACCGCATTATGCAGCTCAAACCGGCATTGGGTATTCAGAAAGCCACTTCATCGGTACTGTTGTACAGTCTGATGCACATGTTTTCGCATGTACTTTTCTGGCTGGTATCCATTATCCTGATTGTAGCGGCTGTTCCGCTGAACAATATGATGCTCGGCGGGTGTTTTGCATTGCTTGTCGCCGGGCTGGGTTTGGGCTACTGGTTTATCAATGTGTATAAAAAAGGTTTTACGGTCAGCACCTTCCGGCTGCTGGAAAAAATCCCTTTTATTAAAACCAGGGCACGTGAATTTGCATTGAAAAATGCCGAAAACCTGTACGAGGTCGATGATCAGATCCGGATTTTATATGCGGAAAGACAACGTGTTTTCTATGCTTCGCTGGCTTATGAGTTTCTGGCACGGGCAATCGGTTGCCTCGAAATATATTTTACCGCACAGGCCATCGGACTTGAAATGACTTTGGTGCAATCCCTGATCGTCAGCTCGGGATCGTCCCTGTTTGCCAACCTGATCTTCTTTTTTCCAATGCAGCTGGGTACCCGTGAAGGTGGCCTCGCGCTGGCACTTACAAGTGTGGGCATGCCCGCAGCATCAGGCATATTCATCGGTGTGGTCATGCGCATCCGGGAGATTGTCTGGATCGTGATCGGTCTTGCATTGATTAATAAAAAAGTAAAAAACAAGGAGCTCAATGACCAGGACAACGCAGGCGAAAGTGAAATGAAGCCCGTACCTGTGGCATTGCCCGGTTCTTATTCAAAGAATTAA
- a CDS encoding HAD family hydrolase, producing the protein MIKGVLLDYGGTIDTNGLHWANVLWDSYRNNQVHVPEEAFAAAYKFGERALAINPIIRPHHVFGDVLKLKVEQQFVSLRDQGFDPDPDLIGLVAAECEQFARTTVEKAAGTLAKLAEQYPLVMVSNFYGNIQAVLEDFGIAGYFQSIVESAVVGFRKPEPQIYQLGVDRLGFSPAECVVVGDSYSKDVVPARTVGCRTIWLNVKGWEEQHAAGTDADAEITDFAQTPDVVSRLG; encoded by the coding sequence ATGATTAAAGGAGTATTACTCGATTACGGCGGAACGATCGACACAAACGGGTTGCATTGGGCCAACGTATTGTGGGACAGTTACCGGAACAATCAGGTCCATGTACCTGAGGAGGCATTTGCGGCTGCGTACAAGTTTGGTGAGCGGGCGCTGGCCATTAACCCGATTATCCGTCCACACCATGTATTCGGCGATGTGCTGAAACTGAAAGTGGAGCAGCAGTTTGTTTCCCTCAGAGATCAGGGATTTGATCCGGATCCGGACCTGATCGGCCTCGTGGCCGCAGAATGTGAACAGTTTGCACGCACTACGGTGGAAAAAGCCGCGGGAACCCTGGCAAAACTAGCGGAGCAGTATCCGCTTGTCATGGTGTCCAACTTTTACGGCAATATCCAGGCGGTGCTGGAAGACTTTGGCATTGCAGGCTATTTTCAAAGTATTGTCGAGTCTGCGGTGGTAGGCTTTCGTAAGCCCGAGCCGCAGATTTACCAGCTGGGGGTTGACCGGCTTGGTTTTAGTCCGGCAGAGTGCGTGGTAGTAGGCGATTCATATTCAAAGGACGTTGTGCCGGCGCGTACCGTTGGCTGCCGGACCATTTGGCTGAATGTAAAAGGATGGGAAGAACAGCACGCTGCCGGAACGGACGCCGATGCTGAGATCACCGATTTTGCTCAGACACCCGATGTGGTGAGCAGGCTGGGCTAG
- a CDS encoding PfkB family carbohydrate kinase, translating to MYDICIIGHITLDKVVTTSSVKYMPGGTSFYFSKALRASGLKYILVTAVAGSEHHIVEGLRAESIEVFSQKSEHTVHFENIYSANQDHREQNVLHKAAPFTVAQMPAIEARIFHLGPLLSDDISVDLIKMLAEKGEVSLDIQGYLRYVSDRKVLYTDWAEKEEALKYVSILKANEFEMEVVTGTSDVEQGARYLAEKGVKEVIITLGSKGSLVFKEGQFYQIPAFAPSAVVDATGCGDTYMAGYLSKKVQGAGVQEAGEYGAAMATLKIQSSGPFSGTAATIEEVLRVVNISDK from the coding sequence ATGTACGACATTTGTATCATTGGGCACATCACGCTGGATAAGGTTGTTACCACCAGTTCGGTCAAATACATGCCGGGAGGTACTTCCTTTTACTTTTCGAAAGCATTGCGCGCTTCGGGACTCAAATATATCCTGGTCACAGCGGTAGCCGGTTCCGAGCACCACATTGTGGAGGGTCTGCGGGCTGAAAGCATTGAGGTGTTTTCCCAGAAGAGCGAGCATACGGTTCATTTCGAAAATATTTACAGTGCCAACCAGGATCACCGCGAGCAGAACGTGCTGCACAAAGCCGCCCCGTTCACGGTCGCCCAGATGCCTGCCATCGAGGCGCGGATCTTCCACCTGGGGCCGCTGCTGTCTGATGATATCTCTGTTGATCTGATCAAAATGCTGGCTGAAAAAGGGGAAGTATCCCTCGACATCCAGGGTTACCTGCGCTATGTCAGCGACCGGAAGGTACTGTACACGGACTGGGCAGAAAAAGAGGAAGCATTGAAATACGTTTCCATTCTGAAAGCCAATGAATTTGAAATGGAGGTAGTGACGGGTACCAGCGATGTGGAGCAGGGAGCACGTTACCTTGCCGAAAAGGGAGTGAAGGAGGTTATCATTACGCTGGGAAGCAAAGGTTCCCTTGTTTTCAAAGAGGGACAATTTTACCAGATACCAGCATTTGCACCCTCCGCGGTGGTGGATGCTACCGGTTGCGGGGATACCTACATGGCAGGTTACCTGAGTAAAAAAGTACAAGGAGCAGGCGTGCAGGAAGCCGGGGAATACGGTGCCGCCATGGCTACCCTCAAAATCCAGTCGTCCGGGCCTTTTTCAGGCACAGCTGCGACAATCGAGGAGGTGCTCCGGGTGGTGAATATCTCCGACAAATAG
- a CDS encoding DUF4833 domain-containing protein gives MKKNVVSMPLAFCLLLLSFTEVFSVTTHSGNNSPADFPVPANVPHLLFYIQRDPNTNTICYQLNTDTEGHLSERSPVNTFWIKYEEGGVRKELNYLQRKFAYGINVKSTGKSTYELRSVAYSKLPLSLRKDRNNEYHVYASIDKRECILSRVFIRIDGGTFWSPNVLYIELTGTDALTGKTVVQRIKPS, from the coding sequence ATGAAAAAAAATGTTGTCAGCATGCCACTGGCATTTTGCCTGCTGCTGCTTTCGTTTACAGAAGTATTCTCTGTAACAACCCACTCCGGGAATAACAGTCCGGCTGATTTTCCTGTGCCGGCCAATGTTCCGCACCTTTTGTTTTACATCCAGCGCGACCCCAATACAAACACCATTTGCTATCAGCTCAATACCGATACCGAAGGACATTTGAGCGAGCGCAGTCCGGTGAATACGTTCTGGATCAAGTATGAGGAGGGCGGTGTGCGCAAGGAGCTGAATTACTTACAGAGAAAATTTGCTTACGGGATCAATGTGAAGTCTACCGGGAAGTCGACCTATGAACTCAGGTCTGTGGCCTACTCCAAATTGCCACTTTCCCTCAGAAAGGACCGGAACAACGAATACCACGTTTACGCCAGCATTGACAAGCGCGAATGCATACTGAGCCGGGTGTTTATCCGCATTGACGGAGGAACGTTCTGGTCGCCCAATGTACTTTACATAGAGCTGACGGGAACTGATGCCTTGACCGGGAAAACGGTTGTGCAAAGAATAAAACCTTCCTGA
- the cmoA gene encoding carboxy-S-adenosyl-L-methionine synthase CmoA codes for MSTKPEPGKDDVFKEEITKVSDFKFGTTVVKVFDDMVSRSVPFYNEMQRMLGEIAADHVTEGSFLYDLGCSTGTTMIEVDQLIPSDVKFIGIDESQEMLDKCGLKLREAGFVRPFELVAGDLHEPLPIKNASVVILCLTLQFVRPLYRERLLRNIYEGLNPGGVLLLVEKVLAESTVFNRDFIKYYYNYKRRNHYSELEISQKREALENVLIPYKLSENLLLLKETGFAECETFFKWYNFSGMIAHKKP; via the coding sequence ATGAGCACTAAGCCGGAGCCGGGCAAAGACGACGTCTTCAAAGAAGAAATTACCAAGGTTTCGGATTTCAAATTCGGGACTACTGTTGTAAAAGTGTTCGACGATATGGTCAGCAGGTCCGTGCCGTTTTACAACGAAATGCAGCGGATGCTTGGTGAAATCGCGGCCGACCATGTTACTGAGGGCTCGTTCCTGTACGATCTGGGGTGCTCCACCGGAACTACCATGATCGAGGTTGATCAGCTCATTCCCTCGGATGTAAAGTTCATCGGCATTGACGAGTCGCAGGAAATGCTGGACAAATGCGGCCTCAAACTCAGAGAAGCCGGGTTTGTGCGTCCGTTTGAGCTTGTCGCGGGTGACCTGCACGAGCCGCTCCCGATCAAGAATGCCTCCGTGGTAATCCTTTGCCTGACCCTGCAGTTTGTGCGGCCTTTGTACCGTGAGCGCCTTTTGCGAAATATTTACGAGGGGCTTAATCCGGGCGGCGTGCTCCTGCTGGTAGAAAAAGTACTTGCCGAGAGTACCGTGTTCAACAGGGATTTTATCAAATATTACTATAACTACAAGCGCCGCAACCATTACAGCGAACTGGAAATTTCCCAGAAGCGGGAGGCACTGGAAAATGTTTTGATACCATATAAACTGTCAGAAAACCTGCTTTTGTTAAAAGAAACGGGTTTCGCAGAGTGTGAGACTTTTTTCAAATGGTACAACTTTTCCGGAATGATAGCCCACAAAAAACCATGA
- a CDS encoding methyltransferase family protein — translation MIAIGNFFFRFRNFLFIFLYLLLFIPSPDIFTAYQFGERYYLFPIVLGLLVTITGELIRGLTIGLAYIVRGGQNRQIYAEKLVTEGIFNHCRNPLYVGNILMLLGVGILSNSLVYVGIVIPFFLFIYQAIVLAEENFLRGKFGAQFDQYCRRVSRWGIRLSGLSETFAGMRFNYKRWILKEYNTLFVWLVGIVAIILYRYPQLFESDDERRQIFVAWVVFVGVVYGIIKYLKKTGKMTDAVA, via the coding sequence ATGATCGCAATCGGTAATTTCTTTTTCAGGTTCAGGAATTTCCTGTTCATTTTTCTGTACCTGCTTCTTTTTATCCCTTCCCCCGACATTTTTACGGCCTACCAGTTTGGCGAGCGTTATTATCTGTTTCCAATCGTGCTGGGTTTGCTGGTCACCATCACAGGCGAGCTGATCCGGGGCCTTACCATTGGGCTGGCATACATTGTAAGAGGAGGGCAAAACAGGCAGATTTATGCCGAAAAGCTTGTAACCGAGGGTATTTTCAACCATTGCCGCAACCCGCTTTACGTAGGTAACATACTGATGCTGCTCGGGGTGGGAATTTTGTCAAACTCTCTGGTCTATGTAGGAATTGTCATCCCGTTCTTTTTGTTCATATACCAGGCAATTGTACTGGCCGAGGAGAATTTTCTCCGGGGTAAGTTCGGAGCACAGTTCGACCAGTACTGCCGTCGCGTGAGCAGGTGGGGAATCAGGCTGTCAGGCTTGTCGGAGACCTTTGCCGGGATGCGGTTTAATTACAAAAGGTGGATTCTCAAAGAGTATAATACCTTGTTTGTATGGCTGGTAGGCATTGTTGCCATCATCCTGTACCGTTATCCCCAGCTGTTTGAAAGCGACGACGAGCGCCGGCAGATATTTGTAGCATGGGTGGTGTTTGTGGGAGTAGTATATGGCATCATCAAATACCTGAAAAAAACGGGCAAAATGACTGATGCAGTTGCCTGA
- a CDS encoding NAD(P)/FAD-dependent oxidoreductase, with product MRIVIIGGGFAGVNLAMHLSGSKYEVILVDKNNYNFFPPLIYQVATAFLEPSSISYPFRKLFRGKKNLHFRLGELQRVVPGENKIVLNNGELSYDFLVFATGAETNFFGMENVKKNSTPMKTVDDAIEMRNRLLLQMEHATISNDPAEIKKLLTVVIAGGGPTGVEISGMFAEMRNGILRKEYPELAGKGSEIYLVDGGDALLAPMSVKSQQDTYEALSKLGVKIKLNSHVTDFVDDRVYFTDGESIEAKTLIWAAGVTGKVFEGMPPEAYGRGRRLLVDAHNKVNGSYNIYAIGDACLQQTDPNWPNGHPQVAQVAIQQGKTLAHNFEHIAEQQPLKAFSYYDKGSMAIIGRAKAVVDMPRPKLHFKGVIAWLAWLFVHLISLINHRNRVKTLYNWMVAYFTKDQSLRMVIKPSVASKSVESVDH from the coding sequence ATGAGAATCGTTATCATTGGGGGAGGATTTGCAGGTGTTAACCTGGCCATGCATCTATCTGGCAGCAAGTACGAGGTGATCCTCGTTGATAAAAACAATTATAATTTTTTTCCGCCACTGATATACCAGGTTGCCACGGCTTTTCTGGAACCTTCAAGCATCAGCTATCCCTTCCGGAAGCTTTTCCGCGGTAAAAAGAACCTGCATTTCCGGCTGGGCGAACTGCAGCGGGTTGTTCCCGGTGAAAATAAGATTGTACTGAACAATGGAGAGCTGAGTTACGACTTCCTGGTTTTTGCGACAGGAGCCGAAACCAACTTCTTCGGCATGGAGAATGTCAAGAAGAACTCCACACCAATGAAAACGGTGGACGATGCCATTGAAATGCGGAACCGGCTGCTGCTGCAAATGGAGCATGCCACCATTTCCAATGATCCGGCCGAAATCAAAAAGCTTCTGACCGTAGTAATCGCCGGTGGCGGACCTACGGGCGTTGAAATATCTGGGATGTTTGCAGAAATGCGTAATGGCATTCTGCGTAAGGAATATCCCGAGCTGGCGGGCAAGGGTAGTGAAATTTACCTGGTAGACGGCGGTGATGCATTGCTGGCACCCATGAGCGTGAAATCGCAGCAGGATACCTATGAAGCCCTGTCGAAGCTTGGTGTGAAAATCAAGCTCAACAGCCATGTGACCGACTTCGTGGACGACCGTGTGTACTTTACGGATGGTGAAAGCATTGAGGCCAAAACGCTGATCTGGGCGGCCGGCGTAACCGGGAAGGTATTTGAAGGAATGCCTCCGGAGGCTTACGGTCGTGGCCGCAGGCTGCTGGTGGATGCCCATAACAAGGTAAATGGTTCGTACAATATTTACGCGATCGGCGATGCATGTTTGCAGCAAACGGATCCTAACTGGCCCAACGGCCATCCGCAGGTAGCACAGGTGGCAATCCAGCAGGGCAAAACACTGGCGCATAATTTCGAGCATATCGCCGAGCAGCAGCCATTGAAAGCATTCTCTTACTATGATAAAGGTTCTATGGCGATCATCGGCCGTGCAAAGGCCGTAGTCGACATGCCGCGGCCCAAGCTGCACTTCAAGGGTGTGATTGCCTGGCTGGCGTGGCTGTTTGTGCACCTTATTTCACTGATCAACCATCGCAACAGGGTGAAAACGCTGTACAACTGGATGGTTGCCTATTTTACAAAAGACCAGTCTTTGCGGATGGTCATTAAACCTTCGGTCGCGTCTAAAAGCGTGGAGTCCGTAGATCATTGA